Proteins from a single region of Trichoderma asperellum chromosome 3, complete sequence:
- a CDS encoding uncharacterized protein (EggNog:ENOG41~SECRETED:SignalP(1-17)) produces MAWLISLLAIVPALVSAAAVNTTCVTEPSCRCLPSDSCWPSKSEWTAFNKTVGGRLIATVPIGSVCHNSAFGSYNAQKCDELRSVWDYPATHIASSSDPMAPFFANDSCDPFTAPSARCIIGTLVQYSVNASSSSDYLATIKFAQQNNIRLVIRNTGHDYYGKSSGTGALALWTHHLKDISLVNYKQSYYSGKALKVGAGVQNSEAQAFAHNNGLIVVTGDGASVGLAGGYSQGGGHGPVASKFGLAADQVLEWEVITSTGQHLVATPSQNTDLYWALSGGGGGTYAAVLSMTIRAYPDMPSSAANLTITNQGISDDAFYAAVQTFLTTLPSIVDSGATVVYLLAYGLFLVQPVNAPGVSKAQLQTLLNPTLSYLQKQNIPYDFHIDQFPTFLDSFYAYNPPPNVTEYNIGGRLIPRTLLESQTSATSVVNAYRFINEAGAVISGVNVNVSNGTKVPNSVNPVWRSSITSNVIGVPYDPLNFQNNIYAQNNVTDILIPKLEALSPIQGAYLNEANMHQPNFQSVFYGNNYPALKSIKNKYDPSSTFYGLTAVGSDDWTVDSVTGRLCPVS; encoded by the exons ATGGCTTggctcatctctctcttaGCCATTGTGCCGGCTCTGGTGTCTGCGGCTGCCGTCAACACAACTTGCGTCACTGAGCCGAGCTGCCGTTGCTTACCGTCAGATTCGTGCTGGCCATCCAAATCAGAATGGACTGCCTTCAATAAAACTGTAGGAGGCAGACTTATAGCCACAGTGCCTATTGGTAGTGTCTGCCATAATTCGGCCTTTGGCTCCTACAACGCTCAAAAGTGCGATGAATTGAGGTCTGTGTGGGACTATCCCGCCACCCATATCGCGTCTTCCTCCGATCCTATGGCGCCGTTCTTCGCCAATGACAGCTGTGATCCATTTACAGCGCCCAGTGCGAGGTGTATTATCGGCACCCTTGTCCAGTATTCCGTCAATGCCAGCTCTAGCTCCGACTATCTGGCTACCATCAAGTTTGCACAGCAGAACAACATCCGCTTAGTGATTCGGAACACAGGCCATGACTACTACGGCAAGTCCTCGGGGACCGGCGCGCTGGCTCTCTGGACCCATCATCTCAAGGATATCTCGCTCGTCAACTACAAGCAAAGCTATTACAGCGGTAAAGCGCTGAAAGTTGGTGCTGGCGTCCAAAACTCTGAAGCCCAAGCTTTTGCCCACAACAATGGTCTGATAGTTGTTACTGGAGATGGGGCATCAGTTGGCCTTGCAGGAGGGTACAGCCAGGGCGGTGGACATGGACCAGTGGCCAGCAAGTTTGGCCTTGCCGCCGACCAGGTCCTCGAGTGGGAGGTCATTACCAGCACCGGCCAGCATCTTGTTGCTACTCCTTCCCAGAACACCGATCTTTACTGGGCTCTctctggcggcggtggtggaacCTATGCTGCTGTTCTGTCAATGACCATTCGAGCTTACCCTGACATGCCAAGCTCTGCCGCCAATCTTACAATTACCAACCAGGGAATATCTGACGACGCTTTCTACGCAGCTGTCCAAACGTTCCTGACGACACTGCCTAGTATTGTTGACAGTGGTGCTACCGTTGTCTACCTGCTTGCCTATGGGCTGTTCCTTGTACAGCCTGTGAATGCTCCCGGCGTAAGCAAAGCACAGCTGCAGACACTCCTCAACCCTACGCTGAGCTATCTACAGAAGCAAAACATCCCTTATG ACTTCCACATTGACCAGTTCCCTACATTTTTGGATAGCTTTTACGCCTACAATCCTCCTCCTAACGTTACTGAGTATAATATTGGCGGCCGTCTTATTCCACGAACGTTGCTCGAAAGCCAGACAAGCGCCACTTCTGTGGTAAACGCGTATCGATTCATTAATGAGGCCGGCGCTGTCATCTCTGGTGTGAACGTCAACGTCAGCAATGGCACAAAGGTCCCCAATTCCGTTAACCCTGTCTGGCGGTCTTCCATTACGAGCAATGTTATCGGAGT TCCATACGATCCGCTCAACTTCCAGAACAACATATACGCCCAAAACAACGTGACAGATATCCTGATACCTAAGCTAGAAGCTCTGTCGCCCATCCAGGGTGCCTACCTGAATGAAGCCAACATGCATCAGCCTAATTTCCAAAGCGTCTTCTATGGTAACAACTACCCGGCTCTGAAGTCAATTAAGAACAAATACGATCCGTCAAGTACATTTTACGGTCTCACAGCAGTTGGAAGCGACGACTGGACAGTGGACAGCGTTACTGGGCGACTGTGTCCTGTCTCGTAA
- a CDS encoding uncharacterized protein (EggNog:ENOG41~TransMembrane:3 (i237-257o263-280i292-309o)), which produces MEKVQDIVYPNGRRQLTAFSAIFYIPYLIWEFTESNFPTFVIPNSTFGMLGALAASHLADGQGPSFWQLAQTFPMVIAFNWYNVLIFDLANQRSEESIKEDLINKPWRPIPSGKITGEQTRRSMLIAVPIALALNYYLGVWREGVFIQILTWLYNDLKGGDEVVRDLIISIAYGFFNHGSLQIALGAHTTVNQGGLTWISIISGVILTTMQVQDLKDQDGDRTRGRLSIPLLLGEKFSRVSIAIFVALWSCVCPFFWKLEIWAYTLPLAAGGAVAANVLLRQTVKADDQSWKLWCFWTMCLYSMPLFAAL; this is translated from the coding sequence ATGGAAAAGGTTCAGGATATCGTATATCCCAATGGGAGACGCCAGCTTACCGCTTTCTCTGCAATTTTTTATATCCCTTATCTGATCTGGGAGTTTACAGAAAGTAACTTTCCAACATTCGTCATCCCAAACTCAACGTTTGGCATGTTGGGCGCTCTAGCGGCCTCTCATCTTGCTGATGGACAAGGTCCTTCATTCTGGCAACTAGCTCAAACCTTCCCCATGGTCATTGCATTCAACTGGTACAATGTCCTGATCTTCGACCTTGCGAATCAACGATCGGAAGAATCTATAAAGGAAGACTTGATAAACAAGCCGTGGCGGCCTATACCATCCGGCAAGATCACCGGGGAGCAGACCAGACGGTCAATGCTCATCGCAGTTCCGATTGCTCTCGCCCTCAACTACTATCTTGGTGTTTGGAGAGAGGGAGTCTTTATACAGATTCTTACATGGCTTTATAACGACTTGAAAGGTGGAGACGAGGTCGTTAGAGATCTGATCATATCCATTGCTTATGGCTTCTTCAATCACGGCTCACTGCAGATTGCGCTCGGGGCGCATACGACTGTCAACCAGGGCGGGTTGACATGgatctccatcatcagcgGAGTGATCCTTACCACCATGCAGGTCCAAGATCTCAAGGACCAGGACGGAGATCGAACACGAGGACGCTTATCCATAccattgctgctgggtgAGAAGTTCTCGCGCGTttctattgctatttttgtTGCTCTGTGGTCTTGCGTCTGCCCCTTTTTCTGGAAGCTTGAGATTTGGGCCTATACtttgccattggcagctgGAGGCGCTGTTGCAGCAAACGTACTGTTGCGACAAACAGTCAAGGCAGATGACCAATCTTGGAAGCTGTGGTGCTTTTGGACAATGTGTCTCTATTCAATGCCTTTGTTTGCGGCATTGTAA
- the LYS3 gene encoding Saccharopine dehydrogenase [NADP(+), L-glutamate-forming]: MAQQSVLMLGAGFVTRPTLDVLTEAGIPVTVACRTLQTAQGLSAGVKLATPISLDVTDPKALDAEVAKHDLVISLIPYTFHATVIESAIRNKKNVVTTSYVSPAMMELDQKCKDAGITVMNEIGLDPGIDHLYAVKTIDEVHQAGGKILSFLSYCGGLPAPEASDNPLGYKFSWSSRGVLLALRNAAKVYQDGKVVDIASKDLMATAKPYFIMPGYAFVAYPNRDSTPYKERYNIPEADTITRGTLRYQGFPQFIKVLVQTGFLEETPIEALKTPITWKEATKAILGISSSEPKDLEAAIVSRADFDSDEDRERILSGLRWIGIFSDEKITPRGNSLDTLCAALEQKMQFEEGERDMVMLQHKFLIEHKDGSRETRTSTLVEYGDPKGYSAMAKTVGIPCGVAAKQVLNGTLSEKGILAPMSAKINNPIMKELKEKYGIEMIEKTVL; the protein is encoded by the exons ATGGCGCAACA GTCTGTGTTGATGCTCGGCGCGGGCTTCGTCACTC GGCCTACACTTGATGTCTTGACCGAGGCCGGCATCCCCGTCACTGTTG CATGCCGAACCCTCCAGACTGCCCAGGGTCTTTCCGCTGGCGTGAAGCTCGCGACACCTATTTCGCTCGACGTTACTGACCCCAAGGCGCTGGATGCCGAGGTCGCCAAGCATGACTTGGTCATCAGCTTGATCCCTTACACTTTCCATGCCACCGTCATCGAGTCTGCTATTCGAAACAAGAAGAATGTGGTGACCACCAGCTACGTTTCCCCGGCCATGATGGAGCTGGACCAGAAGTGCAAGGATGCCGGAATCACTGTCATGAATGAGATTGGTCTTG ATCCCGGTATTGATCACTTGT ATGCCGTCAAGACTATCGATGAAGTCCACCAGGCTGGCGGCAAgattctctctttcctctcgTACTGTGGTGGTCTTC CCGCGCCTGAAGCCTCAGATAACCCCCTGGGCTACAAGTTCTCTTGGTCTTCGCGCGGCGTCTTGCTCGCCCTGAGAAACGCCGCCAAGGTCTACCAGGATGGCAAGGTTGTCGACATTGCTTCCAAGGATCTTATGGCTACTGCTAAGCCCTACTTTATCATGCCAGGATACGCCTTCGTCGCTTACCCCAACCGTGATTCTACCCCTTACAAGGAGCGATACAACATTCCAGAAGCCGATACTATCACTCGTGGTACTCTGAGATACCAGGGCTTCCCCCAGTTCATCAAGGTTCTTGTCCAGACCGGTTTCTTGGAGGAGACTCCTATCGAAGCCCTCAAGACCCCTATTACCTGGAAGGAGGCTACTAAAGCCATTCTCGGCATCTCTTCTTCCGAACCTAAAGACCTGGAAGCTGCTATTGTTTCGAGAGCCGATTTCGACTCCGATGAGGACCGTGAACGAATTCTCTCTGGTCTCCGATGGATTGGCATCTTCTCTGATGAGAAGATCACACCTCGTGGCAACTCTCTCGATACCCTCTGCGCTGCCCTCGAGCAGAAGATGCAATTTGAGGAGGGTGAGCGCGATATGGTCATGCTCCAGCACAAGTTTTTGATTGAGCACAAAGATGGCTCTCGCGAGACTCGTACTTCCACCCTTGTCGAGTACGGTGACCCCAAGGGTTACAGTGCCATGGCTAAGACGGTTGGAATTCCATGCGGTGTTGCTGCTAAGCAGGTCTTGAATGGAACGCTGTCTGAGAAGGGTATCCTGGCTCCTATGTCTGCCAAGATTAACAATCCTATCAtgaaggagctcaaggagaagTACGGCATCGAGATGATTGAGAAGACTGTTCTGTAG